Proteins co-encoded in one Brassica oleracea var. oleracea cultivar TO1000 chromosome C4, BOL, whole genome shotgun sequence genomic window:
- the LOC106340975 gene encoding uncharacterized protein LOC106340975: protein MNLQSHSSLHRNHPWIVQNTQWVVLIDSVDGQAGHDHITPLAFLVHAQQYQKQQENSTAILTRSCKFGMTIRKEARSLSTDDNPSVSLDSAQPPSTQTPVPSTDYRSPWSTENTNLLSTDILHPTDIPSQTSIDTEPRDMVAPLILVRDNNGDLHDQEGHLRNAAGQRIYAQGAAIPEPDATTTGTTLPVDEAAQPKTLAD, encoded by the exons ATGAACCTTCAGTCTCACTCCTCTCTCCATCGCAATCATCCTTGGATTGTCCAGAACACCCAATGGGTCGTCCTGATCGATAGTGTGGATGGTCAGGCTGGCCATGATCATATCACGCCTTTAGCCTTTTTG GTACATGCCCAGCAGTACCAGAAGCAACAAGAAAACTCAACTGCTATTCTCACCAGATCTTGCAAGTTTGGAATGACGATCCGCAAGGAAGCGCGCTCCCTATCGACCGACGACAACCCTTCCGTGTCGCTCGATTCTGCTCAACCACCGTCGACCCAGACACCAGTCCCGTCGACCGATTATCGCTCACCCTGGTCGACCGAGAACACAAACCTTCTGTCGACCGACATCCTTCATCCGACAGACATTCCATCTCAGACATCGATCGATACTGAGCCGCGAGACATGGTTGCGCCTTTGATACTTGTTCGGGACAACAATGGAGACCTACATGACCAGGAGGGTCATCTGCGTAATGCAGCAGGTCAGAGAATATATGCTCAGGGGGCTGCAATCCCTGAGCCTGATGCTACTACGACAGGTACTACCTTACCGGTAGATGAGGCTGCGCAACCCAAGACGCTGGCTGACTAA
- the LOC106340681 gene encoding LOW QUALITY PROTEIN: receptor-like protein 12 (The sequence of the model RefSeq protein was modified relative to this genomic sequence to represent the inferred CDS: deleted 3 bases in 2 codons; substituted 1 base at 1 genomic stop codon), with translation MHSCSERKMMISWSLCLIFSLFNSLLTFASPANQLCRSDQKNALLEFKSEFHFNGMAANEKTQRWTNTTDCCSWDGISCDIKTGNVVELNLWGSSLNGSLRSNSSLFRLQHLQSLNLSPNNLAGILPDSIGNFKYLKVLKLYGCSFFGNIPSSLGNLSYLTHLDLDGNDFTGELPESLSNLHQLTNLLLASSKLTGNFHHALLNLSELTAIDFSSNQFEGMLPSNMSSFSKLEYFDMSVNSFSGPIPSSLFMIPSLTRLNLEKNIFSGPVEIGNISSPSKLQELSLGGNNLSGPIPGSISKLVGLSYLDLSFWDTERGLVDFSIFLHLKSLTLLDISHLNTRSMLDLSLFSNFTSLTLLHLSGNNLHISSTLHLPSPIGSLGLSSCNISEFPMFLRTQTGLFFLNISANQFQGHVPEWLWTLPGPGYLDISQNSFSGFEGTSDVIQRSPIEMLDISSNSFQDPFPLLPNSTRIVVASDNQFSGNIPTKICELVALETLVLTHNNFSGSIPRCFENFNTTLSVLHLRNNSLSRNIPEEVFSASLISLDVGRNKLSGELPKSLINCTKLEFLNVEDNEVSDTFPFWLRMLPNLQIIVLRSNRFHGPIFSPGDSLSFPKLRIFDISENLFTGVLPLDYFAGWSTMSSVVYIAYDKLHRFIGFTFSNYHKSVVLANKGSKMELLGSSFRIYKTIHVSGNRLEGDIPQSIGLLKELIVLNMTNNAFTGHIPPSLSNLTNLQSLDLSXNRLSGTIPPELEKLTFLAWMNFSNNMLEGPIPQGTQIQSQNSSSFVHNPGLCGAPLKRSCGEGKEEERKQDEEKEEKDQVSSWIAAAIAYAPGVFCGFVIGHILSSYRHDWFLRIFRSFA, from the exons ATGCATTCTTGTAGTGAGAGGAAGATGATGATATCATGGAGCTTGTGTTTAATTTTTTCTCTTTTTAACTCACTACTTACTTTTGCTTCTCCTGCTAACCAATTGTGTCGTTCAGACCAAAAGAATGCTCTTTTGGAGTTCAAGAGCGAGTTCCATTTCAATGGGATGGCGGCTAATGAGAAGACACAGAGGTGGACAAATACCACTGATTGCTGTTCTTGGGATGGTATCTCTTGTGATATTAAAACGGGCAATGTCGTTGAGTTAAATCTCTGGGGAAGTTCTCTCAATGGCTCGCTGCGATCTAACAGCAGTCTGTTTCGTCTACAACATCTTCAGAGCCTTAATCTTAGCCCCAATAATCTTGCCGGTATTCTACCAGATTCCATCGGAAACTTCAAATATTTGAAGGTTTTGAAACTTTATGGATGCAGTTTCTTTGGAAATATTCCTTCTTCGCTCGGGAATCTTTCTTATCTCACTCATCTTGATCTTGATGGTAACGATTTCACTGGTGAACTACCAGAATCATTGAGCAACCTACACCAACTAACAAACTTGCTACTTGCATCGAGCAAGCTCACCGGGAACTTTCATCATGCACTACTGAATTTGAGTGAGCTCACGGCGATTGACTTTAGCTCTAACCAGTTCGAAGGTATGCTCCCATCTAACATGAGTAGCTTCTCCAAGTTGGAATACTTTGATATGAGCGTAAATTCATTTTCGGGACCTATTCCTTCGTCACTTTTCATGATCCCTTCGTTGACCCGTCTTAACCTGGAGAAAAACATCTTCAGTGGCCCTGTTGAGATTGGGAATATCTCTTCACCATCTAAACTTCAGGAACTATCCCTTGGAGGAAACAATCTCAGTGGGCCAATCCCGGGATCTATATCCAAACTAGTTGGGCTCTCATATCTCGACCTCTCT TTTTGGGACACTGAGAGGGGCTTGGTGGATTTCAGCATCTTCTTGCACCTCAAGTCACTTACGTTACTTGACATCTCCCATCTGAATACAAGAAGTATGCTTGACTTGAGTCTTTTCTCAAATTTCACGTCACTTACCTTACTTCACCTCTCAGGGAATAATCTACATATCAGTTCAACTCTCCATCTTCCCTCACCTATAGGATCATTGGGTTTATCATCGTGCAATATTTCTGAGTTTCCAATGTTTCTACGAACACAAACCGGTTTGTTCTTCTTAAACATTTCTGCCAATCAATTCCAAGGGCACGTACCA GAGTGGTTATGGACACTTCCAGGACCGGGGTATCTAGATATATCTCAGAATTCCTTCAGTGGTTTTGAAGGAACATCGGATGTTATTCAAAGAAGTCCCATAGAAATGCTTGATATAAGTTCAAACAGTTTCCAAGATCCATTTCCTTTGTTACCAAACTCTACAAGGATCGTTGTAGCCTCCGATAATCAGTTTTCAGGAAACATTCCTACGAAAATATGTGAACTGGTGGCGCTTGAGACACTTGTTTTAACCCACAACAATTTCAGCGGTTCTATTCCCCGGTGTTTTGAGAACTTCAATACTACTCTTTCGGTCTTGCATCTTCGGAACAACAGCCTCTCCCGTAATATCCCGGAGGAAGTTTTCAGTGCCAGCTTGATATCTCTTGATGTTGGTCGCAACAAGTTATCAGGAGAACTTCCCAAGTCTCTGATAAACTGCACTAAACTAGAGTTTCTGAACGTGGAAGACAATGAAGTCAGTGACACGTTTCCTTTTTGGTTGCGGATGTTACCCAATTTACAGATTATTGTTCTTCGTTCTAACAGGTTCCACGGACCAATATTTTCTCCAGGAGATTCTTTGAGTTTCCCTAAGCTGCGAATTTTCGACATTTCGGAAAATCTCTTCACTGGAGTCTTGCCATTGGATTACTTTGCTGGTTGGAGTACAATGTCATCTGTTGTGTACATTGCATATGATAAGCTGCATAGGTTTATTGGTTTTACATTTTCAAACTACCATAAGTCAGTGGTTCTGGCGAACAAAGGTTCGAAAATGGAGCTTCTTGGGAGTAGTTTTAGAATCTACAAAACCATTCATGTCTCTGGAAATAGACTCGAAGGAGACATTCCTCAATCCATCGGCCTACTTAAGGAACTGATTGTGCTCAACATGACCAACAATGCTTTCACGGGGCATATTCCACCATCTCTATCGAACTTGACCAATCTCCAGTCCCTAGATCTATCCTAAAACAGATTATCTGGCACAATCCCACCAGAGCTCGAGAAACTCACGTTTCTGGCGTGGATGAACTTCTCCAACAACATGCTCGAAGGCCCAATACCACAAGGCACTCAGATTCAAAGCCAAAATAGTTCTTCATTCGTACATAATCCTGGGCTGTGCGGTGCTCCTCTCAAAAGGTCATGCGGTGAAGGAAAAGAAGAAGAGAGAAAACAAGATGAAGAAAAGGAAGAAAAAGATCAAGTCTCGAGCTGGATTGCAGCTGCAATAGCTTATGCACCTGGTGTATTCTGTGGATTCGTCATCGGCCATATTCTGTCTTCATATAGACATGACTGGTTCTTGAGAATCTTTCGCTCTTTTGCATAA
- the LOC106339867 gene encoding Werner Syndrome-like exonuclease codes for MMSSSWGDEEEFTEEDLLAIEAIEASHLSQSSSSSSSSTVRPANSNPNQTPNQIRRQLPRSITSPTPSKRFPLSRCRAKNFPAMRFGGRILYSKTASEVDRRAMQLLKVLDTKKDHSGRAFIGFDIEWRPSFRKGVLPGKVAVVQICVDNSYCDVMQIIHSGIPQSLQHLIEDSSLVKVGIGIDGDSVKLFHDHGVSIKDVEDLSDLANKKIGGGLKKWGLASLTETLVCKELLKPHRIRLGNWEVRPLSKEQLQYAATDAYASWHLYHVLKDLPDAVD; via the exons ATGATGTCGTCAAGTTGGGGAGACGAAGAGGAATTTACAGAGGAGGATCTTCTCGCAATCGAGGCCATCGAGGCTTCCCATCTCTCCCAATCATCATCTTCTTCTTCTTCTTCGACCGTACGGCCTGCGAACTCAAATCCAAATCAAACCCCAAATCAGATCCGTCGCCAATTGCCTCGTTCCATCACTTCTCCCACACCCTCTAAGCGATTTCCACTCTCTCGTTGCAGAG CTAAGAATTTTCCAGCGATGAGGTTTGGAGGTAGGATTTTGTATAGCAAGACTGCTAGTGAGGTTGATAGGCGAGCAATGCAGCTTCTTAAAGTTCTCGATACCAAGAAAGATCATTCTGGGAGAGCTTTTATTGGCTTTGATATTGAGTGGAGACCCAGTTTTAGAAAAG GTGTTCTCCCAGGGAAGGTTGCAGTTGTGCAGATATGTGTAGATAATAGTTATTGTGATGTAATGCAAATTATACACTCTGGAATCCCACAGAGTCTCCAACATCTTATTGAGGATTCATCTCTCGTAAAG GTAGGTATTGGAATTGACGGTGACTCTGTGAAGCTTTTCCATGACCATGGAGTGTCCATCAAAGATGTCGAAGATCTTTCTGATTTAGCCAACAAAAAAATTGGCGGAGGTTTGAAAAAATGGGGCCTTGCTTCACTAACTGAGACACTTGTTTGCAAAGAG CTACTTAAACCGCATAGAATCAGGCTCGGAAACTGGGAGGTGCGTCCTCTGTCAAAGGAGCAGTTACAGTATGCAGCAACCGATGCTTATGCTTCGTGGCATCTTTACCAC GTGCTAAAGGACCTTCCTGATGCTGTGGATTGA
- the LOC106342341 gene encoding serine hydroxymethyltransferase 4-like, translating to MDPVSAWGNTPLVTVDPEIHDLIEKEKRRQCRGIELIASENFTSFAVIEALGSALTNKYSEGMPGNRYYGGNEFIDQIENLCQSRALEAFRLDSASWGVNVQPYSGSPANFAAYTALLQPHDRIMGLDLPSGGHLTHGYYTSGGKKISATSIYFESLPYKVNFTTGYIDYDKLEEKAMDFRPKLLICGGSAYPRDWDYARLRAVADKVGALLLCDMAHISGLVAAQEAANPFEYCDVVTTTTHKSLRGPRAGMIFYRKGPKPPKKGQAEGAVYDFEDKINFAVFPALQGGPHNHQIGALAVALKQANTPGFKVYAKQVKANAVALANYLMGKGYSIVTGGTENHLVLWDLRPLGLTGNKVEKLCDLCNITLNKNAVFGDSSALAPGGVRIGTPAMTSRGLVEKDFEMIGEFLSRSVTLTLNIQKGHGKLLKDFNKGLVNNKEIEELKADVEKFSASYEMPGFLMSAMKYQD from the exons ATGGATCCAGTCTCAGCCTGGGGAAACACCCCTCTCGTCACCGTCGATCCAGAGATCCACGATCTCATCGAAAAGGAGAAGCGTCGTCAATGCCGCGGAATCGAACTCATCGCCTCCGAGAACTTCACTTCCTTCGCCGTCATCGAAGCTCTCGGAAGCGCACTCACCAACAAATACTCCGAAGGCATGCCTGGCAACCGTTACTACGGAGGTAACGAGTTCATCGACCAGATCGAGAATCTCTGCCAGTCACGCGCTCTCGAAGCCTTCCGTCTCGATTCCGCATCATGGGGCGTCAATGTCCAGCCCTACTCCGGATCTCCGGCCAATTTCGCCGCCTACACCGCCTTGCTTCAGCCTCACGATCGTATCATGGGCCTCGATCTACCTTCAGGTGGTCATCTGACGCATGGATACTATACGTCCGGTGGGAAGAAGATCTCTGCTACTTCGATCTACTTTGAGAGCCTTCCGTATAAGGTCAACTTCACCACTGGTTACATTGATTACGATAAGCTTGAGGAGAAGGCCATGGATTTCAGGCCTAAGTTGCTCATCTGTGGTGGTAGTGCCTACCCTAGGGATTGGGATTACGCTAGATTGAGAGCTGTTGCTGATAAGGTTGGAGCTCTCTTGCTCTGTGACATGGCTCACATCAGTGGACTCGTTGCTGCTCAG GAAGCTGCAAACCCCTTTGAGTACTGTGACGTTGTGACAACCACAACCCACAAGAGTTTGAGGGGTCCAAGGGCTGGTATGATCTTCTACAGGAAGGGCCCAAAACCACCAAAGAAGGGACAAGCCGAGGGTGCAGTCTATGACTTTGAGGACAAAATCAACTTTGCTGTGTTCCCTGCGCTTCAAGGTGGTCCTCACAACCACCAGATCGGTGCTCTAGCTGTTGCGTTGAAGCAGGCTAATACTCCTGGTTTCAAGGTCTATGCGAAACAGGTGAAAGCCAATGCTGTTGCCCTTGCAAACTACCTGATGGGTAAGGGATACAGTATCGTAACCGGTGGAACTGAGAACCACCTTGTTCTTTGGGATCTTCGCCCTCTTGGATTGACCG GTAACAAGGTTGAGAAGCTTTGCGATCTGTGCAACATTACTTTGAACAAGAATGCTGTCTTTGGAGACAGCAGTGCTCTTGCTCCTGGAGGTGTAAGAATCG GTACTCCTGCGATGACATCAAGGGGATTGGTGGAGAAGGACTTTGAGATGATAGGAGAGTTCTTGAGCCGATCAGTGACACTGACATTGAACATCCAGAAGGGGCATGGTAAACTGTTGAAGGACTTCAACAAGGGTTTGGTGAACAACAAAGAGATCGAGGAGCTCAAGGCTGATGTCGAGAAGTTCTCAGCCTCCTATGAGATGCCTGGATTCCTCATGTCTGCGATGAAGTACCAGGATTAG